In the genome of Myroides phaeus, one region contains:
- the mraY gene encoding phospho-N-acetylmuramoyl-pentapeptide-transferase, protein MLYYLFQYLEEFFKIPGTGVFQYITFRSGMALIISLLISIIYGKKIIKFLHNMQVGETVRELGLEGQKEKAGTPTMGGVIIIIATLIPVLLFAKLDNIYVLLLILTTVWMGVIGFLDDYIKVFKKDKEGLKGRFKVIGQVGLGLIVGAVLYFSPSVTVREMPANRTLVETVVSKYDVKSTATTIPFLKDNEFDYSVLLSWLGDGYEKYAWLIFIPIVIFIVTAVSNGANLTDGIDGLAAGTSAISTLVLGIFAFISGNVVLSTYLNVMYIPNSGEMTVFISAFVGALIGFLWYNTYPAQVFMGDTGSLTIGGIIAVMAIAVRKELLIPVLCGVFLAENLSVVLQVSYFKYTKKKYGEGRRIFLMSPLHHHFQKKGYHESKIVTRFWIIAILLGVFCVVSLKLR, encoded by the coding sequence ATGTTATATTATTTATTTCAGTATTTAGAAGAGTTTTTTAAGATTCCTGGAACAGGGGTGTTTCAGTATATCACATTCCGTTCAGGAATGGCATTGATTATATCTTTATTAATCTCTATTATATACGGAAAGAAGATTATCAAGTTTTTACATAATATGCAGGTTGGAGAAACTGTGCGTGAGTTAGGACTTGAAGGACAAAAAGAAAAAGCTGGTACACCAACAATGGGAGGTGTTATCATTATTATAGCGACACTTATTCCTGTATTATTATTTGCTAAGTTAGATAATATCTATGTGCTATTGTTGATATTAACAACAGTGTGGATGGGGGTTATAGGTTTCTTAGATGATTACATTAAGGTTTTCAAAAAGGATAAAGAAGGATTAAAAGGAAGGTTTAAAGTTATAGGTCAAGTAGGATTAGGTCTAATCGTGGGTGCTGTACTTTATTTTAGTCCAAGTGTTACTGTACGTGAAATGCCAGCCAATAGAACATTAGTGGAAACAGTCGTTAGTAAGTATGATGTTAAATCTACAGCTACAACAATCCCGTTCTTAAAGGATAATGAATTTGACTATAGTGTATTGCTTTCGTGGTTAGGTGATGGATATGAAAAATATGCTTGGTTAATTTTTATACCAATTGTAATTTTTATTGTTACAGCTGTTTCAAATGGAGCAAACTTAACGGATGGTATCGATGGTTTGGCCGCTGGTACTTCCGCAATCTCAACATTAGTATTGGGAATTTTTGCATTTATATCTGGTAACGTTGTATTGTCAACTTATCTAAATGTAATGTACATTCCTAACTCAGGAGAGATGACTGTGTTTATCTCCGCCTTTGTTGGTGCCCTCATAGGTTTCTTGTGGTATAATACTTATCCAGCACAAGTATTTATGGGAGACACAGGAAGTTTAACTATTGGTGGAATTATTGCTGTAATGGCTATTGCTGTTAGAAAAGAATTATTGATTCCTGTACTATGTGGTGTTTTCTTAGCAGAGAACTTATCAGTTGTTTTACAGGTTTCATATTTTAAATATACAAAGAAGAAATATGGTGAGGGACGTAGGATTTTCTTAATGTCACCATTACATCACCATTTTCAAAAGAAAGGGTATCACGAAAGTAAAATAGTTACTCGTTTTTGGATTATAGCAATCCTTTTAGGGGTATTCTGTGTAGTATCTTTAAAACTTAGATAG
- the murG gene encoding undecaprenyldiphospho-muramoylpentapeptide beta-N-acetylglucosaminyltransferase, which translates to MKKAPRVILSGGGTGGHIYPALAIANEIKARYADAEILFVGAKGKMEMQKIPQAGYKIEGLWISGIQRKLTLDNLAFPFKLLSSIWKSKKIIKEFKPDVVIGTGGFASGAVVKVAADKGIPTVVQEQNSFPGITNKLLGKKAKAICVAYDKLERFFPSDKIFKTGNPVRMDLIDVNAKREEGISFLGLDNNKKTLLVLGGSLGARRINQLIEKNLDSFKQSNIQVIWQCGKLYFEEYKKYEGDNIQVKAFIDRMDLAYASADFVISRAGASSISELALIGKPVIFIPSPNVAEDHQTKNANSIVEKDGAIMIKESELDDKFTKVFSNLIIDEEYQGVLGKNFKKLALPNATKDIVDRIESLMK; encoded by the coding sequence ATGAAAAAAGCACCGAGAGTCATATTGAGTGGTGGTGGAACAGGAGGACATATTTATCCTGCTTTAGCTATCGCAAATGAGATTAAGGCGAGATATGCAGATGCGGAAATATTATTTGTTGGTGCAAAGGGTAAAATGGAAATGCAGAAGATTCCTCAAGCTGGATATAAGATTGAAGGTCTTTGGATTTCTGGAATACAACGTAAGCTAACTTTAGACAATCTTGCTTTTCCTTTCAAATTACTTAGTAGTATTTGGAAGTCTAAAAAGATTATAAAGGAGTTTAAACCAGATGTTGTTATTGGAACAGGTGGTTTCGCAAGTGGAGCAGTCGTAAAAGTTGCTGCTGATAAAGGAATACCTACTGTAGTACAAGAGCAAAACTCTTTTCCAGGAATAACTAATAAGTTATTAGGGAAAAAAGCAAAAGCAATCTGTGTCGCTTATGATAAGTTAGAACGTTTTTTTCCAAGTGATAAAATCTTTAAAACAGGAAATCCTGTTCGAATGGATTTAATTGATGTTAATGCAAAACGTGAAGAAGGTATTTCTTTTTTAGGTTTAGACAACAATAAGAAGACACTATTAGTTCTTGGTGGAAGTTTAGGTGCAAGAAGAATAAATCAACTGATAGAAAAGAATCTTGATTCTTTTAAACAGAGTAATATTCAAGTTATTTGGCAGTGTGGTAAACTATACTTTGAAGAGTATAAAAAATATGAAGGAGATAATATTCAGGTAAAGGCGTTTATTGATAGAATGGATTTAGCATATGCTTCAGCAGATTTTGTTATTTCAAGAGCAGGAGCATCATCAATATCAGAACTTGCTTTAATAGGAAAGCCAGTAATATTTATTCCTTCTCCTAATGTAGCAGAAGACCATCAGACAAAGAATGCAAATAGCATTGTGGAGAAAGATGGAGCGATAATGATAAAAGAAAGTGAGCTTGATGATAAGTTTACTAAAGTTTTTAGTAACTTAATTATTGATGAAGAATACCAAGGAGTATTGGGTAAGAATTTTAAAAAATTAGCCTTACCAAATGCAACTAAAGATATAGTAGACCGAATAGAGTCTTTAATGAAATAA
- the murC gene encoding UDP-N-acetylmuramate--L-alanine ligase, translating to MEISKIKSVFFIGIGGIGMSALARYFKFLGKNVAGYDRTPTQLTDELEEAGIDIHFEDNVELLEEEYKDKESTLVVITPAIPSSHKQWAYFKDNGFDIRKRAEVLGLITKDTYCFAVAGTHGKTTTTSILGHLLFQANIDVTAFVGGVVENYQTNLIGSGTTVTVVEADEFDRSFLKLYPNTACITSTEADHLDIFGTADEMLTAFQDFADKVEDKTKVFTADGVSLEGVRVGFAEDAKFRVANIKIVDGWYVFDIITPTEEIKDVRFGLPGHHNLSNALVAFAMAYTYGVDKDLLVKGLESFQGVRRRFSYKLRSEKLIYIDDYAHHPTEILAVSQAVHELYGDKKIVAVFQPHLFSRTRDFMGEFAKALSTFDNIVLLDIYPAREEPIEGITSAALLEDITSSNKELVAKESLINYLKGIDADVILTIGAGDIGEMVSEIKRELEN from the coding sequence ATGGAAATAAGTAAGATAAAGAGCGTTTTTTTTATAGGTATAGGAGGTATTGGAATGAGTGCCTTAGCTCGTTATTTTAAATTCTTAGGAAAGAATGTTGCAGGATATGATCGTACACCAACTCAGTTAACAGATGAGTTAGAAGAAGCGGGAATCGACATTCATTTTGAAGACAATGTTGAATTATTAGAAGAAGAGTATAAAGACAAGGAGAGTACGTTAGTTGTTATAACACCAGCGATTCCTTCAAGTCATAAGCAGTGGGCTTATTTTAAAGATAATGGTTTCGATATCCGCAAGCGTGCAGAGGTATTAGGGTTGATAACAAAAGACACTTATTGCTTTGCTGTAGCAGGTACACACGGAAAAACTACGACAACAAGTATTTTGGGACACTTGTTGTTTCAAGCAAATATTGATGTAACAGCATTTGTGGGAGGAGTAGTAGAGAATTATCAAACGAATCTAATTGGTAGCGGTACAACAGTTACTGTTGTTGAAGCAGATGAGTTTGATAGATCTTTCTTAAAGCTATATCCGAACACTGCATGTATTACATCGACTGAGGCAGACCATTTAGATATTTTTGGTACAGCAGATGAGATGCTAACTGCATTTCAAGATTTTGCTGACAAAGTTGAAGATAAGACAAAAGTTTTTACTGCTGATGGCGTAAGTTTAGAAGGAGTAAGAGTTGGTTTTGCAGAAGATGCTAAATTTAGAGTAGCAAATATTAAAATTGTTGATGGATGGTATGTATTTGATATTATTACACCAACAGAAGAAATAAAAGATGTACGTTTTGGATTACCAGGACATCATAATTTATCAAATGCATTAGTTGCTTTTGCTATGGCATATACTTATGGAGTTGATAAAGATTTATTGGTAAAAGGACTTGAAAGTTTTCAAGGGGTTAGACGTAGATTCTCGTATAAATTGCGTTCAGAGAAATTGATTTATATAGATGATTACGCACATCATCCAACAGAGATTTTAGCCGTTAGTCAAGCAGTGCACGAATTATACGGAGACAAAAAGATAGTGGCAGTATTTCAACCACATTTATTCTCAAGAACAAGAGATTTTATGGGGGAGTTTGCTAAAGCGTTATCAACATTTGACAATATTGTTTTATTAGATATTTATCCTGCAAGAGAGGAGCCTATTGAAGGAATTACATCTGCTGCATTATTAGAAGATATTACTTCAAGTAATAAGGAATTAGTGGCTAAAGAATCATTAATTAATTATTTGAAAGGAATAGATGCAGACGTAATTTTAACTATAGGAGCCGGAGA
- the murD gene encoding UDP-N-acetylmuramoyl-L-alanine--D-glutamate ligase — MKVVVLGAGESGVGTAILALSKGYEVFVSDFGKIADKYKQLLEENKIQWEEGKHSEDIILNSNIVVKSPGIPDKVAIIQKIKQADIEIVSEIEFAYAFNPELSVAITGSNGKTTTTMLTYHLLSNGGVNVGLAGNIGDSYAKQVAVDPNKCYVLELSSFQLDGIKQFRPHIAVITNISPDHLDRYDYKYENYIDAKFRITMNQTTDDYLIYDYDDIEIQRWLSNHKTAAKKVPFSITKKLEYGAYLEGQNIIVAMDKETIVLPINELGIEGKHNVKNAMAATTVAQLKRIRKQSIRESLSDFQGVEHRLEKVQKIDNVQYINDSKATNINATFFALESMKTPTVWIVGGVDKGNDYDELMPLVREKVKSIVCLGVDNEKIRTAYANVVDAFVEVQSMNDAVKMAQSFSESGDTVLLSPACASFDLFANYEDRGRQFKEEVNNL, encoded by the coding sequence ATGAAAGTAGTTGTTTTAGGAGCTGGAGAAAGCGGCGTTGGTACAGCTATATTAGCCTTGAGTAAAGGGTATGAAGTGTTTGTTTCAGATTTCGGAAAAATAGCTGATAAATATAAACAGTTATTAGAGGAAAATAAGATTCAATGGGAAGAAGGAAAGCATAGTGAAGATATTATTTTAAATAGTAATATAGTAGTTAAGAGTCCTGGGATACCTGATAAAGTAGCTATTATTCAAAAAATAAAGCAAGCAGATATTGAGATTGTTTCTGAGATTGAGTTTGCTTATGCTTTTAATCCAGAATTATCGGTTGCAATTACTGGTAGTAACGGAAAAACAACAACAACAATGTTGACTTACCATTTGTTAAGTAATGGAGGAGTAAATGTTGGTCTTGCTGGAAATATAGGAGACAGTTATGCTAAACAAGTAGCTGTTGACCCAAATAAATGCTATGTGTTAGAATTGAGTAGCTTCCAATTAGATGGAATTAAGCAATTCAGACCACATATAGCAGTGATCACGAATATTAGTCCTGACCACTTAGATAGATATGATTATAAGTATGAGAATTATATCGATGCTAAGTTTAGGATTACAATGAATCAAACCACCGATGATTATTTGATTTATGATTATGACGATATAGAGATTCAGCGCTGGTTATCAAATCATAAAACTGCTGCTAAAAAAGTGCCATTTTCTATTACAAAGAAATTAGAATATGGAGCTTATTTAGAGGGGCAAAATATTATTGTAGCTATGGATAAGGAAACTATTGTATTGCCTATTAATGAGCTTGGTATTGAAGGGAAGCACAACGTAAAGAATGCTATGGCTGCTACGACTGTTGCACAGTTGAAACGCATAAGAAAGCAAAGTATTCGCGAAAGTTTGTCTGATTTTCAAGGGGTAGAACATAGATTGGAAAAAGTCCAAAAGATTGATAATGTTCAATACATCAATGACTCAAAGGCGACAAATATTAATGCAACTTTTTTTGCTCTTGAAAGTATGAAAACTCCAACTGTTTGGATAGTGGGAGGTGTAGACAAGGGGAATGATTACGATGAGCTTATGCCATTAGTAAGAGAGAAAGTAAAAAGCATTGTTTGTTTAGGTGTAGATAATGAAAAAATTAGAACTGCTTATGCAAATGTAGTTGATGCATTTGTAGAAGTACAAAGTATGAATGATGCTGTAAAAATGGCACAAAGTTTTTCAGAAAGTGGCGATACAGTGTTATTGTCACCAGCTTGTGCAAGTTTTGATTTATTCGCTAACTACGAAGATAGAGGAAGACAATTTAAAGAGGAAGTTAATAATTTATAG
- a CDS encoding FtsW/RodA/SpoVE family cell cycle protein, with the protein MKKFLPTLYGDRYIWTILLLLALFSFVPVYSASTNLVYTIGTGKSTFSYLLKHFTFLSIGFGVMWFIHTRDYRYFRAVSIFGIPIIIILLLVTLLKGQTINGANASRWLNLGFVQFQPSALAAIILIMYVAQYLVSIKDKVVEFWPSVLELWVPVMIVVGLILPANFSTAGLIFGMAALLVFVGPYPKKYLVVILMTGLLMLGLFVLAAKAFPGAMPNRVDTWISRIDRFAGPDDGTKDLYQVDNAKIAIASGGLFGVGPGKSIQKNFLPQSSSDFIYAIIVEELGLVAGLTILGLYLWLFYRFLIASHKAPTMFGKLLVIGLGFYIIFQALINMGVAVSFLPTTGQTLPLISSGGTSSIMLCFAFGIILSVTKKEQEVKAQEEERKERDAAIQKELERLDLERQELEKRELI; encoded by the coding sequence ATGAAAAAGTTTCTCCCAACATTATATGGAGATAGATACATTTGGACAATATTATTACTATTGGCCTTATTCTCGTTTGTACCTGTATATAGTGCAAGTACTAACTTGGTGTATACCATTGGTACAGGGAAGTCTACTTTTTCATATTTATTAAAACACTTTACTTTTTTAAGTATTGGTTTCGGAGTAATGTGGTTTATACATACTCGTGATTATAGATATTTTAGAGCAGTATCGATTTTTGGTATACCAATTATTATAATTCTTTTACTCGTTACATTATTAAAAGGGCAAACAATTAATGGAGCCAATGCCAGTAGATGGTTAAATCTTGGTTTTGTACAGTTTCAGCCTTCAGCTTTGGCAGCTATTATATTGATTATGTATGTTGCCCAATATTTAGTAAGTATAAAGGATAAAGTTGTTGAGTTTTGGCCATCTGTGTTAGAGTTGTGGGTTCCTGTAATGATAGTTGTAGGACTTATTTTACCAGCCAACTTTTCTACTGCTGGATTGATATTTGGTATGGCAGCCTTGCTTGTGTTTGTAGGACCTTATCCTAAGAAGTATTTGGTAGTTATTTTGATGACTGGATTATTAATGCTTGGGTTATTCGTTTTAGCAGCTAAAGCATTTCCAGGTGCAATGCCTAATAGGGTAGATACATGGATTAGCCGTATCGATAGATTTGCAGGACCAGATGATGGAACAAAAGATTTATATCAAGTTGATAATGCAAAAATAGCTATTGCATCAGGAGGTTTATTTGGAGTTGGTCCAGGAAAGAGTATCCAGAAGAATTTCTTGCCACAATCTTCTTCCGATTTTATTTATGCAATTATTGTTGAAGAATTAGGGTTGGTAGCAGGACTTACGATATTAGGATTGTATTTATGGTTGTTTTATAGATTTTTAATAGCATCACATAAAGCACCTACAATGTTTGGAAAATTATTAGTTATTGGTCTTGGATTTTATATCATCTTTCAAGCCTTAATTAATATGGGAGTGGCAGTATCATTTTTACCCACAACAGGTCAAACATTGCCTTTGATAAGTAGTGGAGGAACTTCTTCAATTATGTTGTGTTTTGCTTTTGGAATTATCTTAAGTGTAACTAAGAAAGAGCAAGAAGTAAAGGCACAGGAGGAAGAGAGGAAAGAAAGAGATGCAGCTATTCAAAAGGAGTTAGAACGATTAGATCTTGAGCGACAAGAATTAGAAAAAAGAGAATTAATATAA